AACTAATATATTTCTCCCTTCTTCTTCTTCTTCTCTCACGATTAGCTAAACAAATGGATCCACGCGTCCCCGCAACCTCCGTGTTCCGGTGGTCCCGGAGTCGCCGGAAGATTCATATCCGCCGTCGTAAGACACAGGTGGTGCGTCTTGGTGAGAAGAACAATGTGGTGTCACGTGGTGGATTCTCGTTGAAGAAGATGGTGAGGAGGATGAAGCTGAGATGGTTGAGACTACACTACGTGAGACTTGTGAAGAAGATGAAAGGGTTTTATTGTAATCTGGTGAAAGAGTTCGTAGACGCAGGAGGAGAGCTCGAAGCGATTCAGACGCAAATGGCGGTTGAAGCTGCTGCGTTCGCGGTTCCGGGTTTAGGTCTCTCCTTCTCCTCTCTGTCAGCTCATGACCGAGCACGATATTTTCTTGCATAGTCATATATTATCATATTCTTTAAATAATTACTCTTCGTAACATTTATTACGTTTGTTGTTGTATCTTATAAATATTTTATTTTGTTGTGATTTCGTTATTTTTTGGAATCATGAGAATGAGAAGTCAAGTTGGTAATAGATAAATATAATATACATAAGTTGTTGATTTGTATAAACAAAAATAAATAAATAGACTATACATAAGTTCTCCAATTAACTTATCTTTCTCTATCTACTAGACTACTACATCGTATTTACTGTTCAGTGTGGTACAGATGAATTCGGGTTGTCACAAATTTGACACAAAGGTATTATAAAGATTGCATACCGACATCCGATCCATAAATAAAATCTTTAAATTAATGAAACTATGAGATGTTACAACACATGTATAATATACACAACAGACAGATGTAGGCGTAGTCTGTGTGTTGTGACAAAAAAAGACGAAGATGTAGGCGTAGTCAGGGTCGAATTTGGACACAGTCTAGTAAAATATTGGTCTTGACTCCTAAATTTTTTGGACATTAAATACGTATACATATTATCAAAAAATGATAATTAAAGTTTATAATAAATATTAATAATTCTGAAAATTTCAGATTCAGATATGCGTAGGTGAGACTGTGTTTATGCCGGTAGGTCAAGTAAACCCTAATTTCCACCTTTTCTTTTACTACACGGAGAGGGACACTTGTACAAGAGTCGATATTCAGGGGTTGGAAGAGTTTAAGTATCATAATTTTCATATACCACCTATCTGGACTATGTAGAGAATATTATGCCTCTGTAAGTGTGTTCAAGGCTTCATACTATTTCATGGGTTTTAACTCTTTTGATATTAATTATTGTTCATCTTAATATTGTATTGATTTCAACTTTATAGCATACCTAGTTTTTGTTCAATTCTCATCACATGATCATGATTCATGGCCTTTAGATTTGCTTTGTCTGTACAGATTATAGTTTTTTTTCCCTTAAAGCTTTGTCTTGTTTAGTTGATTAGTTAGTGTTTAACTGTTTATATTAGAGTTCAATTTGTGTTGTTATCTGCCTACACGCATGTTATATTGTTTTCTCTTTTTGTAAACGTGATCGTTAGACGTTGGCGTCCATATATCTTCTTGTTAAAGTATTCAATATTATAGGGGAAATTGCCAACTTAAAACTTCCTTTTAATCATGAATATATATCCCAAATTTAATCAAATGCAAAAGTAACTCAAAAACTTGGTGAAATTACAACATCTTATGAACAAACAAAAAACATGTATTGAGTTTTACCATTATAATCATTCACGTGAGAAAACTTCTACAAGTCTTCTCGTACAGCAGATCTTAAAAATAAATTATAAATTTTGTAAAAAATATTTATTTGGAAGAAAAATTTAAATCATATAACTACAAACATTTATAAATGATGATATGGCGATATATCTATAAAGACCTTGATAATATGCTTTGATGTTGGATATGATAAGTTTCATAAACATAGAGGACGATGATATACCGTTCTAACCTTTTTATTGTATTTTTATCAACTACAAGGTTAGACATAGTTCGAATGACTAATAA
The DNA window shown above is from Brassica oleracea var. oleracea cultivar TO1000 chromosome C3, BOL, whole genome shotgun sequence and carries:
- the LOC106333194 gene encoding uncharacterized protein LOC106333194; this translates as MDPRVPATSVFRWSRSRRKIHIRRRKTQVVRLGEKNNVVSRGGFSLKKMVRRMKLRWLRLHYVRLVKKMKGFYCNLVKEFVDAGGELEAIQTQMAVEAAAFAVPGLGLSFSSLSAHDRARYFLA